The region TGCCGCGCAGAAGAAGATCAAGCCATAGCCAATATCTGATAGCATTGCACCAAAGAAGAAGGCATAGCCTGGTGCCAAAATCCAAGTTGGATCAATATCCGTCTTGTAATCTGGCATTGAGAACTCTTCAATCACGCTCTCATAAGGGCGAACTTGTCGGTTGTTATTCAGCAAAACCGGTACATCTTCGTCCTCTGCAATAGCAATATCAGCACAAACAGCACTGTAATTTGCTTCAATTTCTCTATATAAGTCCTTGGTCAAATTCGTTGGCACAAAAGCTTCCAAGACAAAGATTTTATCAGCTGCACTGAGTTGGCAAATAGCTTCAAGGCGCTCTGCCTGAATGCGATAGAAGTCAGCCAAAACACGCCACTTAGCTGTATGTTTGGTTAAGTCTAAGCGCTTAGTGCGTAAATCAGTCAACTGTTGTTCAATAGCTTTAGCCTCAGCTTGAGCTGATTTGTAAGTAGCTAAGAAATCAATGCCTGTTTCAGGTACAACTGTGGTCAAAGTTGGTAGAGCCTTAAAAGCAAAAGTGTTCAATAAGCGCTCTACATCAGCTTGTTCACTACGTAAGCAAGCTAACAATACAAGCACTTCTTCTGTGCCGATATCTATTGTCTGGAACGCAATTATGCACGGGCTATCGTTAGCTACTTGGCAAAAGTCAGCCAACACTTCTTGGTTACGCAAAGTACCAACAAAGCATGCAAAACGGCTCTTAGCTTGTAGCTCTGGGATTTGCAAATTCTGATAAGTTGCAAGTTGTTTAACCAAACCAGTTTGTTTGTTGAGTTCTACTTGTAATTGGTCTATCTGCAAACTTAATTGAGCAAAATCAGAGGCTGTCTTCAGAACTTCTGTCTGCTCTTTGGTCATGCTAATGTATTCTTCGTGTTCAACCTGCTCTTTTTGTTTGAAGAGCGAAGATTTCTCAGGTTTAACCAAGCCTGAAAGGGTGATTTGCTTATCCAAAAAATCGATTCTGCGCTGACATTCAAGGGAAAGTGCGGCAAAATCGACATCTGCAAGCTTAAAAGCTGTTAATTTGTAAGCTTGTGGATTAGCTAAATGATTAATTTCATCTGCAAATACTCGCTCAAAATCAGCATTGTCATTGGCTTTGGCTGTCTTAGCAGCTTGTTCCGTTTGTTCAGTCAAGGCCTGTTCAAGTTCTTCATTGCGCCGAACTTCCAATACTCCCTGCTTACTTAAATAGTTGATAATGGCCGGCAATTCTGTTTTCAAGCCGATCAGCTGCATTTTGGACAGTTTAACGATCGCCATGCTCTAAGCACCTCCCGTAGAGTTTGCTCAATACAGTCGTAAACTCCTTGCGGGCTTGTTCTTGTTGTTGTCTGCAATCGAGCTGTGCCTGTTTGCGAACTTTATTAAGTTGTTCTTCACCTGTTAGCTTAAGCTGTTCTACGAATGCTTGCCGTTTATCACGCAATTCTTCGCGTGTCTTAGCTAGCTTGGACTCAGCTGCCTGTTTGGCAGCTTTGATTTTGGCTTGGGCAGCCTCAGTGGCAGCCTGCAACGATTGATCCATATTTGTTTCAATCTCAGTAATCTGCTTGACTAAATCAAGATTTCCCATGCTAAACCTCTTTCAACAAGTAAATTGTCTAAAGTTACAAATAGCTTTGTAAATTCGTCTTTACCTTGTCCATTTTAACAAAACTTATCATTTTATACAAAGATATGCTCATATTGGCAAGCTAGACAACAAATTTCACAAATTATGCCCTTTAGTTTGTACCATCAACTAAACAAACATCACAACAATTGAAGCAAGTTGAATTTTTGCGCTGTTTTATGCATTCAGGTATTACCCATACCGTAATTATGTCCAAGCAAAAGCCAGCATTGCTTAAATAAATCACATAAGGCTCTGCAAGCGTAATTATGCAGAGCCTCGAAAGATAGCACTAGATTGTTAATTTCCCATCGCATACGACCTATCAAGTCTATAAATAACTTGAAATTAAGCCCTAAATACTCCGTCACTTAACGTCTTCTGCAACCTTTTCACCTCTTTACCAACTTCTCACGCCTTTTAGCTTTTAACCGAAAGTAGCGCTTAGTTTTAAGAACATAACGTCCTATATC is a window of Amygdalobacter nucleatus DNA encoding:
- a CDS encoding V-type ATP synthase subunit I, with protein sequence MAIVKLSKMQLIGLKTELPAIINYLSKQGVLEVRRNEELEQALTEQTEQAAKTAKANDNADFERVFADEINHLANPQAYKLTAFKLADVDFAALSLECQRRIDFLDKQITLSGLVKPEKSSLFKQKEQVEHEEYISMTKEQTEVLKTASDFAQLSLQIDQLQVELNKQTGLVKQLATYQNLQIPELQAKSRFACFVGTLRNQEVLADFCQVANDSPCIIAFQTIDIGTEEVLVLLACLRSEQADVERLLNTFAFKALPTLTTVVPETGIDFLATYKSAQAEAKAIEQQLTDLRTKRLDLTKHTAKWRVLADFYRIQAERLEAICQLSAADKIFVLEAFVPTNLTKDLYREIEANYSAVCADIAIAEDEDVPVLLNNNRQVRPYESVIEEFSMPDYKTDIDPTWILAPGYAFFFGAMLSDIGYGLIFFCAALYLILTNKVHGNSRRFMWIFAGGGFFAILWGLAYGSFFGDLPTALTYGKFTLQPLFADPFKDPMLIMATSVALGMAHIAIGMILNIYKLCRNGDPRTAFTEIAPWFFIFGGIGCMAAGLAWGKWLCYAAIFVIVFLSKKNSKNPISQLISGILKLYDITGFVGDILSYTRITALVLSTSVIAMVVNMFAKMIGFGFPNCFVTIVILLLGHTMNIMLSGLSAYVHTTRLHYVEFFGHFYDGGGKLFKPLSVHTKYTEEKIQQPSLIERLRRA